Below is a window of Burkholderia cepacia DNA.
ACGTTTGCCGCGGGCGGCCCCGGCAGCCGTCCGCTTGTCGCGCGCCACGGGCTCGGCAGCGCATTCGTCGAACCGGCGCTGCGGATGCTGCAGCACGGCGGTGCGCAGATCCGGCTGAATTCGCGGCTCGATGCATTCGAATTCGGCGCGCACGGCAACGCGGTCGATGCGGTTTCGGTCGGCGGCGAGCGCATCGATCTCGCGCCGGGCGACGCGGTCGTGCTGGCCGTGCCGCCCGAGGTCGCGCGGCCGCTCGTGCCCGAACTCACCGCGCCCGACACGTTCAGCGCGGTCGTGACCGCATATTTCGCGGTCGAATCGCCAGCCGGCAATCCGCAGCAGACGACCGTCGTCAACGGCATCGTCGACGCGGTGCGCACCGGCGGCGGCCAGCTCGCGGCGACGATCCGCGATGCGGGCCGCTGGCTCGACATGCCGCGCGACACACTCGCGCGGCGCATCTGGGAAGACGTCGCGCGCGTGACCGGCGCGAACCCGGAAACCATCCCCGCGTGGCAGCTCGTCGTCGAGCCGCGCGCGGGCTTTGCGGCGGTGCCGTCGCAGGAAATGAAGCGTCCGGCCGTGCGTACGCGCTGGACCAATCTTGTGCTGGCGGGCGACTGGATTGCCACCGGCTTGCCCGCCACGATCGAGGGCGCGATCCGCTCCGGCCAGCTGGCCGCGGACGTGCTCCAGACACAATAAGAGAGGGACCGATGAACGATCTCACCGAAATGGCTACCTTGTCCGCCGGCACCGCGCCGGCCGGCGTCGACGCGGCCGTCGCACGTGCGACCGACGCGCTGCTGGCCGCGCAGCAAGCGGACGGGCACTGGGTCTACGAACTCGAAGCCGATTCGACGATTCCCGCCGAATACGTGCTGCTCGTCCACTATCTCGGCGAGACGCCGAACCTCGAGCTCGAACAGAAGATCGGCACATATCTGCGCCGCATCCAGCAAGCCGACGGCGGTTGGCCGCTGTTCACCGACGGCGCGCCGAACATCAGCGCGAGCGTGAAGGCGTATTTCGCGCTGAAGGTGATCGGCGACGACGAGAACGCCGAGCACATGCAGCGCGCACGCAAGGCGATCCACGCGATGGGCGGCGCCGAGATGTCGAACGTGTTCACGCGCATCCAGCTCGCGCTGTACGGTGCGATTCCGTGGCGCGCGGTGCCGATGATGCCGGTCGAGATCATGCTGCTGCCGCAGTGGTTCCCGTTCCACCTGTCGAAGGTGTCGTACTGGGCGCGTACCGTGATCGTGCCGCTGCTCGTGCTGAACGCGAAGCGCCCGATCGCGAAGAACCCGCGCGGCGTGCGTATCGACGAATTGTTCATCGATCCGCCCGTCAACGCCGGGCTGCTGCCGCGCCAGGGCCACCAGAGCGCCGGCTGGTTCGCATTCTTCCGTGTGGTCGACCATGCGCTGCGCGCGGTCGACGGCCTGTTTCCGAGCTACACGCGCGAACGTGCGATCCGTCAGGCCGTGTCGTTCGTCGACGAGCGCCTGAACGGCGAGGACGGCCTCGGCGCGATCTACCCGGCGATGGCCAACGCGGTGATGATGTACGACGTGCTCGGCTACGCGGAAGATCATCCGAACCGTGCGATCGCGCGCAAGGCGCTCGAGAAGCTGCTCGTCGTGCACGAGGACGAAGCGTACTGCCAGCCGTGCCTGTCGCCGGTGTGGGACACGTCG
It encodes the following:
- the hpnE gene encoding hydroxysqualene dehydroxylase HpnE; the encoded protein is MPRTVHVIGAGLAGLSAAVELQRRGRRIVLHDAHALAGGRCRSWFDGTLNTTLDSGLHTVFAGQAATQRYLRAIGAADQLTGPALPECAVVDIASQQRWTLRFGNGRWPSWLFDAASRAPGTTPLDYLALAPLAVARTGRSLAQTMRCDGVLWDRWLRPYFLGVLNVEPRHASAELARAALCGTFAAGGPGSRPLVARHGLGSAFVEPALRMLQHGGAQIRLNSRLDAFEFGAHGNAVDAVSVGGERIDLAPGDAVVLAVPPEVARPLVPELTAPDTFSAVVTAYFAVESPAGNPQQTTVVNGIVDAVRTGGGQLAATIRDAGRWLDMPRDTLARRIWEDVARVTGANPETIPAWQLVVEPRAGFAAVPSQEMKRPAVRTRWTNLVLAGDWIATGLPATIEGAIRSGQLAADVLQTQ
- the shc gene encoding squalene--hopene cyclase, with amino-acid sequence MNDLTEMATLSAGTAPAGVDAAVARATDALLAAQQADGHWVYELEADSTIPAEYVLLVHYLGETPNLELEQKIGTYLRRIQQADGGWPLFTDGAPNISASVKAYFALKVIGDDENAEHMQRARKAIHAMGGAEMSNVFTRIQLALYGAIPWRAVPMMPVEIMLLPQWFPFHLSKVSYWARTVIVPLLVLNAKRPIAKNPRGVRIDELFIDPPVNAGLLPRQGHQSAGWFAFFRVVDHALRAVDGLFPSYTRERAIRQAVSFVDERLNGEDGLGAIYPAMANAVMMYDVLGYAEDHPNRAIARKALEKLLVVHEDEAYCQPCLSPVWDTSLAAHALLETGDARAEEAVLRGLEWLRPLQILDVRGDWISRRPHVRPGGWAFQYANAHYPDVDDTAVVVMAMDRAQKLKQSDTYRDSMARAREWVVGMQSSDGGWGAFEPENTQYYLNNIPFSDHGALLDPPTSDVSGRCLSMLSQLGETPLNSEPARRALDYMLKEQEPDGSWYGRWGMNYVYGTWTALCSLNAAGLTPDDPRMKRGAQWLLSIQNKDGGWGEDGDSYKLNYRGFEQAPSTASQTAWALLGLMAAGEVNNPAVARGVDYLIAQQNEEGLWDETRFTATGFPRVFYLRYHGYRKFFPLWALARYRNLKRDNATRVTVGM